Proteins encoded by one window of Rubrobacter indicoceani:
- a CDS encoding VanW family protein: MTLSTSCVQWELHNSACSYDKRKSWFAFAGELLRYRRRGGKVGKWEKKRSRSLRKSTKRDDVGVLAATAQRARASRIAIVVMIAAAALSLLVAFDSGIDSGKIHRGVSVGETPLGGKTPEEAGEVLRKRSDTLTGVRLTGEDTDITLTSRQLGLYFDIEKTVKDAYAVGREGNFFERLSGRFGGEVRPEISYEPETVRASVADLADRKNAAPQPASVSVRNGEVAVGKASVGYIVDQKATIENVEDAIVGLTGQATVVGNEIEPKIHDQAAEEAASTTREAMSSTVTLTAGDREWRLSGEALGDNLTFEPGEEKIDVGLDRDDLRRSLSEPFGALTVRPVEADYRVNGTEVSVIPGKIGQRVEEEKLFDAMSAGIFEGDRSYEIPVVEARPELTTTEAREMKPTTLLGEYSTNYMTYDDSPGRVNNLEIASGAINDTMLAPGEVFSFNALAEPLDYYETKVIQRGRVDTAEGGGLCQVSSTLYMAVNLAGLEPIERQPHYAELPYIRPGFDATIWFGAIDFKFRNNNDSYVLVKEGVDRSTGEVYSQIWGKPNGREVEMSSQKVREWNDAEGNPATKWVTYKTVTENGQVIQDGVFHTDTYKYLKPEASSDRPAN, from the coding sequence ATGACGCTCAGTACATCGTGTGTACAATGGGAGCTTCACAACAGTGCTTGTTCATACGATAAGCGAAAATCCTGGTTCGCTTTTGCGGGAGAGTTGTTGAGATACAGACGCCGAGGGGGAAAAGTAGGCAAGTGGGAGAAGAAGCGCAGCCGCTCCCTACGGAAATCAACCAAGCGCGATGACGTCGGCGTTCTTGCAGCAACCGCACAGAGGGCTAGGGCATCACGTATAGCAATAGTCGTTATGATAGCGGCGGCGGCCCTGTCCCTGCTTGTAGCCTTCGACTCCGGTATAGACTCGGGAAAGATACACCGGGGTGTTTCGGTCGGGGAGACACCCCTCGGCGGCAAGACTCCAGAGGAGGCCGGGGAGGTACTGAGGAAGAGATCCGACACGCTCACCGGAGTTCGGCTCACAGGAGAGGACACCGACATTACCCTGACATCTCGCCAGTTGGGGTTGTACTTCGACATCGAAAAAACGGTGAAAGACGCCTATGCTGTCGGACGCGAGGGCAACTTCTTCGAGCGGTTGTCCGGCAGGTTCGGAGGCGAGGTTAGACCGGAGATAAGCTACGAACCGGAGACTGTCAGGGCTTCGGTAGCGGATCTGGCAGACAGGAAGAACGCTGCTCCGCAACCCGCCAGCGTCAGCGTCCGAAACGGTGAGGTAGCCGTCGGGAAGGCGAGTGTCGGATACATCGTTGATCAGAAAGCTACGATCGAGAACGTCGAGGACGCCATTGTCGGACTGACCGGACAGGCTACGGTGGTCGGAAACGAAATCGAACCAAAGATCCACGACCAGGCCGCCGAAGAAGCCGCAAGCACCACTCGCGAGGCTATGTCCTCTACGGTTACGCTCACGGCAGGCGACAGAGAGTGGCGACTATCCGGTGAAGCTCTTGGCGATAATCTCACCTTCGAGCCGGGGGAGGAGAAGATAGACGTCGGCCTGGATCGAGACGATCTACGCCGAAGCCTGTCCGAGCCATTCGGAGCGCTGACGGTCCGGCCCGTCGAAGCGGACTACAGAGTGAACGGCACCGAGGTGTCAGTGATTCCCGGCAAGATTGGCCAAAGGGTCGAGGAGGAGAAGCTCTTCGACGCGATGTCCGCCGGGATCTTCGAGGGGGATCGCTCGTACGAAATCCCGGTCGTCGAAGCCCGCCCGGAACTGACGACGACCGAGGCCCGCGAGATGAAGCCTACGACGCTGCTCGGCGAGTACTCCACGAACTACATGACCTACGATGACTCGCCGGGTCGGGTGAACAACCTCGAAATCGCCTCTGGAGCCATCAACGACACGATGCTCGCTCCGGGCGAGGTATTTTCCTTCAACGCGCTTGCAGAACCGCTCGACTATTACGAGACAAAGGTTATTCAACGAGGTCGAGTGGACACTGCAGAGGGTGGCGGGCTTTGCCAAGTTTCCTCCACGCTCTACATGGCCGTCAACCTCGCCGGTCTCGAACCGATTGAACGGCAGCCGCACTACGCCGAACTGCCCTACATTCGGCCCGGCTTCGACGCTACGATCTGGTTCGGAGCGATAGACTTCAAGTTCCGCAACAACAACGACTCTTACGTGCTGGTAAAGGAAGGCGTAGATCGCAGCACGGGCGAGGTTTATTCCCAGATCTGGGGCAAACCCAATGGTCGGGAAGTCGAGATGTCATCCCAGAAGGTCCGCGAGTGGAACGATGCCGAAGGAAACCCGGCCACGAAGTGGGTTACCTATAAGACCGTTACAGAGAACGGCCAGGTCATTCAGGACGGCGTGTTCCACACGGACACCTACAAGTATTTGAAACCCGAAGCTTCGTCTGACCGTCCGGCGAACTAA
- a CDS encoding LTA synthase family protein, whose product MKTFVIRSDQQQRTGFILDRYDWLYLLLLLIPISLYELSLKAVRINTLPESVGLLGTVALMRSDVLFDLGFGLFWIGLFAATDGLARKWLVVPVFHAASLLLVLVSTGAHGFYQTTGSSLDFGTVNFFLTSPEEVWPVVESELSLGAALPGLVALLYILFGPALVVRALRKRTVRGAEPVSAPSPRRRLSSPLYLAGICLVTYALISFSSLPGGVSSGVADESFARDTFVNVAMSEIEAAGDKPKVDAEAIRAGLPTDTELVETDGTQRKNVVMIVLESTRAQSVTPYNPDLDTTPYLDDLSKQSLFAEEAYAVVPHTTNALTASICGIVPPDRKDTESLGDEIPGRCLPELLSEQGYNSAFIQSPTENFERRPQVASNMGFQDFLSEEDLDTEGFQRANYFGYEDDVLLEPSRRWLEENADDGPFMVTYNTITPHHQYLAPDTYGREEFSEDEIVDDYQNSVRYMDFFVKNLISQYKEMDLYDNTIFVIQGDHGEGFGEHGRYQHDNVLWNEGIQIPLIVLDPLREARNVQPPASELDILPTVADLLGYRIEGGEYPGSSLTELPEDRTLRFSCWYENKCVASLRRDLKYIYNYGTQSDEVYDLSRDPEEKNNIIDSLPAEEINARREDLLRWDAETSAAYDE is encoded by the coding sequence ATGAAGACTTTCGTAATCAGATCCGACCAGCAGCAACGCACTGGATTCATTTTAGATCGGTATGACTGGCTGTATCTGCTGCTTTTGCTGATTCCGATCTCTCTTTACGAACTCTCTCTAAAGGCGGTTCGTATAAATACGCTTCCCGAATCTGTCGGTCTGCTCGGAACGGTTGCTCTGATGCGGTCGGATGTACTCTTCGATCTCGGCTTTGGCTTGTTCTGGATCGGTCTCTTCGCTGCGACCGATGGTCTGGCCAGGAAGTGGCTTGTCGTCCCGGTGTTTCACGCAGCCTCACTCTTGCTCGTGCTGGTATCCACCGGGGCGCACGGCTTCTACCAGACCACCGGGTCTTCTCTGGACTTCGGAACCGTCAACTTTTTTCTCACCTCCCCCGAAGAGGTCTGGCCAGTCGTCGAGAGCGAACTCAGTCTCGGAGCGGCACTCCCCGGTCTGGTCGCTCTGCTCTACATCCTCTTCGGGCCTGCACTTGTAGTGCGTGCGCTCCGAAAAAGAACTGTAAGGGGAGCGGAACCAGTCAGCGCTCCATCCCCGCGTCGGCGTCTATCTTCTCCGCTCTACCTTGCGGGCATCTGCCTGGTGACTTACGCCCTCATCTCTTTCTCTTCACTGCCGGGTGGCGTATCGAGCGGCGTGGCTGACGAGTCGTTTGCCAGGGACACCTTCGTGAACGTGGCGATGTCAGAGATCGAAGCTGCCGGAGATAAGCCGAAAGTAGACGCCGAGGCGATACGGGCCGGTCTCCCGACCGATACCGAGCTTGTCGAAACCGATGGCACGCAGAGAAAGAACGTGGTCATGATCGTTCTTGAGTCAACGAGGGCGCAGTCGGTAACACCTTACAACCCGGACCTCGATACGACCCCGTACCTGGACGATCTATCCAAGCAGAGCCTCTTCGCTGAGGAGGCTTACGCGGTCGTACCACACACGACGAACGCGCTCACGGCATCTATCTGTGGCATCGTTCCTCCTGACAGGAAAGACACGGAGTCGCTCGGTGACGAAATACCGGGCAGGTGCCTGCCGGAGTTGCTCAGCGAGCAGGGCTACAACTCCGCGTTCATACAATCCCCCACCGAGAACTTCGAGCGTCGCCCGCAGGTCGCGTCCAACATGGGTTTTCAGGACTTTCTTTCCGAGGAGGATCTCGACACGGAAGGGTTCCAGCGAGCCAACTACTTCGGCTACGAGGACGACGTGCTGCTCGAACCGAGCCGCCGGTGGCTCGAAGAGAACGCGGACGATGGGCCGTTTATGGTCACGTACAACACGATCACACCGCACCATCAGTATCTCGCACCCGATACCTACGGTCGTGAGGAGTTTTCTGAAGACGAGATCGTGGACGACTACCAGAACTCCGTTCGCTACATGGATTTTTTCGTGAAGAACTTGATCTCTCAGTACAAGGAGATGGATCTTTACGACAATACGATCTTCGTTATACAGGGAGATCACGGCGAGGGCTTCGGCGAGCACGGCAGATATCAGCACGACAACGTACTCTGGAACGAAGGAATACAGATCCCGCTCATAGTCCTCGACCCGTTGCGCGAAGCAAGGAACGTACAGCCACCCGCGAGCGAACTCGACATCCTCCCCACCGTCGCGGATCTCCTCGGCTACCGGATAGAGGGTGGCGAGTACCCCGGAAGCTCCCTGACAGAGCTCCCCGAGGACCGCACGCTCAGGTTTAGTTGCTGGTACGAGAACAAGTGCGTCGCCAGCCTTAGAAGAGATCTCAAATACATCTACAACTACGGTACACAGTCTGACGAGGTCTATGACCTTTCCAGAGACCCCGAAGAGAAAAACAACATCATTGACAGCCTGCCCGCCGAAGAGATCAACGCCCGTCGGGAAGACCTGCTCAGATGGGACGCCGAGACAAGCGCCGCCTACGACGAGTGA
- a CDS encoding methyltransferase family protein, with product MAALALVLFVIYAVLAFGLRAIIHLRRTGSSGFKGISGRPGSLEWIAGVLFAMFLALLFVAPALQLAEVILPIVSLEGRLWRVLGFALFGVGLAATLLSQASMGTSWRIGVDEAERTNLVTGGPFAIVRNPIFSAMFVASLGLILLVPNMLALAGFAVLVAAVELQVRFVEEPYLLRTHGDRYRQYASRVGRFAPGIGRLGR from the coding sequence ATGGCCGCGCTCGCTCTTGTGCTATTCGTCATCTATGCAGTACTAGCCTTCGGACTTAGAGCGATCATTCACCTTAGGCGAACCGGATCGTCGGGCTTCAAGGGCATTAGCGGCCGGCCTGGCTCACTCGAATGGATCGCGGGCGTTCTGTTCGCGATGTTCCTCGCGCTTCTCTTCGTTGCACCCGCGCTCCAGCTCGCGGAAGTGATCCTCCCCATCGTGTCTCTGGAAGGCCGTCTCTGGCGCGTCCTCGGCTTCGCCCTTTTCGGCGTCGGGCTGGCGGCGACGCTGCTATCCCAGGCGTCGATGGGCACTTCGTGGCGCATTGGTGTGGATGAAGCCGAGAGGACGAACCTTGTGACCGGCGGTCCCTTTGCGATCGTCCGCAACCCCATATTTTCCGCAATGTTCGTCGCTTCCCTCGGTCTGATACTCCTGGTGCCGAACATGCTCGCCCTCGCGGGCTTCGCGGTTCTGGTAGCCGCGGTCGAGTTGCAGGTGAGATTTGTGGAGGAACCGTACCTTTTGAGGACTCATGGAGACCGTTACCGCCAGTACGCCTCGCGAGTCGGCAGGTTCGCGCCGGGCATCGGGAGGCTGGGACGATAA
- a CDS encoding heavy metal translocating P-type ATPase, whose amino-acid sequence MLPVLGQEIGAAEPVVDDPSGNGDPSDLDRTVLRVGGMDCASCAATVEKSVARIPGVRRATVNFAVGRLDAEHGFEVGAERIEKAVEAAGYTVERSGQAEQGSFWKTSRTLSVVASAALFVLGLTLGVTGAPDVLRVGVYMSAILAGGLPIFRSALVGIRSLHLDMNVLMSLAVIGGVAIGEWAESASVVVLFAVGNALQVYAVDRTRGAVQALARLAPDEVVIKSGDIEERISVERVVVGDVMVMKPGERVALDGQVIEGRTTVDESPVTGESVPVEKSVGEEVYSGSLNGAGGLLVRVTKAAADSTLQRITRMVEEAQATKAPVEVLVDRFSRVYTPIVVGVAGILAVVPPLLGGDFGEWFYRALALLIIACPCALVISTPVTVVSGIGAASRLGILIKGGAALEGAGRLKALALDKTGTLTEGRPVVSSIAVLTRSEDEAMKIAAALERRSEHPLAYAILSAADSLELPQVSGFNSVAGRGAEGRIDGGKFLIGSPRFFEERDVSLAGASDALGQVEEAGGTPVILGDETRAIAVFGLADKIRDDAPAAIQSLKNSGIEEIVMFTGDAEAPARRVATELGISYRAGLLPEQKVEAVRDLVRRYGEVGMVGDGVNDAPALATATVGFAMGAAGSDVALETADVALMKDDLSKLAGSVALSRSAEKIIRQNVIVSLAIKGVLVLLAPFGLVALWLAVLADMGTSIAVTANGLRLFGRHKNPVAKQ is encoded by the coding sequence ATGCTTCCGGTACTCGGTCAGGAGATCGGCGCAGCGGAGCCTGTCGTGGATGATCCCTCCGGGAACGGCGACCCCAGTGACCTCGACAGAACCGTCCTGCGAGTAGGAGGGATGGACTGCGCCAGTTGCGCCGCTACCGTCGAGAAGAGCGTCGCCCGGATACCCGGAGTGCGGAGAGCTACGGTCAACTTCGCCGTCGGTCGGCTCGACGCCGAACACGGCTTTGAAGTTGGTGCGGAGCGGATAGAAAAAGCTGTAGAAGCTGCGGGCTACACCGTCGAGCGAAGCGGTCAGGCGGAGCAGGGATCGTTCTGGAAGACATCGCGAACCCTCTCTGTCGTTGCGTCCGCCGCGCTGTTCGTACTCGGTCTGACGCTGGGGGTTACCGGTGCACCGGACGTTTTACGGGTCGGGGTATACATGTCGGCCATCTTGGCGGGCGGACTGCCTATCTTCCGGTCTGCCCTGGTCGGTATTCGTTCGCTGCATCTGGACATGAACGTCCTGATGAGCCTCGCCGTTATCGGTGGTGTCGCGATAGGAGAGTGGGCTGAGTCTGCTTCGGTGGTCGTGCTGTTCGCCGTCGGAAACGCCCTGCAGGTCTACGCGGTGGATCGCACCAGAGGAGCGGTGCAGGCACTCGCCCGGCTCGCTCCCGACGAAGTGGTGATCAAGAGCGGTGACATCGAAGAGCGGATATCGGTCGAGCGGGTCGTGGTCGGTGACGTAATGGTGATGAAGCCCGGCGAGCGCGTCGCCTTGGACGGTCAGGTGATAGAGGGTCGGACGACGGTGGACGAGTCGCCTGTAACGGGCGAGAGCGTCCCGGTGGAGAAGTCTGTCGGCGAGGAGGTCTACTCCGGTAGTCTGAACGGCGCAGGCGGGCTGCTGGTCCGGGTGACGAAGGCCGCTGCGGACTCGACGCTGCAGAGGATCACCCGTATGGTCGAAGAGGCGCAGGCTACGAAAGCCCCGGTCGAGGTACTCGTAGACAGGTTCTCGCGGGTCTACACACCGATAGTGGTCGGGGTGGCGGGGATCCTGGCGGTCGTTCCGCCGCTTCTTGGAGGGGACTTCGGGGAGTGGTTCTACCGTGCGCTTGCGCTGCTCATCATCGCCTGCCCGTGCGCTCTGGTCATCTCGACCCCGGTAACGGTGGTATCGGGGATCGGCGCTGCGTCGAGGCTCGGGATACTCATCAAAGGCGGGGCCGCCCTCGAAGGCGCCGGGAGGCTAAAGGCTCTCGCCCTCGACAAGACCGGGACGCTGACGGAGGGAAGGCCCGTCGTTTCGAGCATTGCAGTGCTTACCAGGAGCGAAGACGAAGCGATGAAGATAGCCGCCGCTCTCGAACGCCGCTCGGAGCACCCCCTCGCGTACGCCATCCTCAGCGCGGCCGATAGTCTGGAGCTTCCGCAGGTGTCTGGGTTTAATTCTGTCGCCGGACGGGGCGCAGAGGGGCGTATAGACGGTGGGAAGTTTCTCATCGGAAGCCCAAGATTCTTTGAGGAACGCGATGTGTCGCTTGCGGGGGCTTCGGATGCTCTGGGTCAGGTGGAGGAAGCCGGAGGGACCCCCGTGATACTCGGAGATGAGACGCGGGCGATCGCGGTCTTCGGGCTTGCGGACAAGATCAGAGACGACGCGCCCGCCGCCATTCAGTCCTTGAAAAACTCCGGCATCGAGGAGATCGTCATGTTCACCGGCGATGCCGAAGCCCCCGCGAGGCGCGTGGCGACGGAACTGGGCATCTCGTACAGAGCCGGGCTGCTCCCGGAGCAGAAAGTCGAGGCCGTCAGGGATCTTGTCAGGAGGTACGGCGAGGTCGGGATGGTCGGGGACGGCGTCAACGACGCGCCCGCGCTTGCGACGGCGACGGTCGGTTTCGCAATGGGAGCTGCGGGTTCGGACGTGGCGTTGGAGACGGCGGACGTGGCACTGATGAAGGATGATCTCTCAAAGCTTGCCGGATCCGTCGCGCTCTCGCGCTCGGCAGAGAAGATCATTCGCCAGAACGTCATCGTGTCGCTTGCTATAAAGGGAGTTTTAGTCCTTCTCGCCCCTTTCGGACTAGTCGCGCTGTGGCTTGCAGTTCTAGCGGATATGGGTACTTCTATCGCAGTTACCGCGAACGGTCTGAGGCTGTTCGGTCGACACAAGAATCCTGTGGCGAAACAATAA
- a CDS encoding ArsR/SmtB family transcription factor, which translates to MSEDRCDLLCIDAPVAEGIRSCLPELRVAEAAAERARALSDPTRLTLAVALTRAEELCVCDLAWISSRPQNLVSHHMRSLRSAGIASSRRDGKMVMYSLTGEGRRLIAAVVGDFAEESVLR; encoded by the coding sequence ATGAGTGAAGATCGCTGTGATCTCCTGTGCATAGACGCTCCGGTGGCGGAGGGTATCCGGTCCTGTCTACCAGAGTTGCGGGTCGCAGAGGCGGCGGCTGAGAGGGCGCGGGCGCTCTCAGATCCAACAAGGCTAACGCTCGCTGTGGCACTGACGCGAGCGGAGGAGTTGTGCGTGTGCGATCTAGCCTGGATCTCTTCGCGTCCTCAGAATCTGGTCTCGCACCATATGCGTTCTCTGCGATCCGCCGGAATAGCTTCCTCGCGACGGGATGGCAAGATGGTCATGTATTCACTCACCGGGGAAGGACGGCGGCTCATTGCGGCGGTCGTCGGTGACTTCGCCGAAGAGAGCGTGCTGCGGTGA
- a CDS encoding SOS response-associated peptidase, with protein sequence MESQTGEADVCRRFTLTTGVEDLAVIFGVERYPEDLVPRYNIVSGSLVASVVENIEGSEEMRRTVREIALFEWGLVPSWGKNTGMGEKLISTRSETAHEKPSLRSAFRKHRCLIPADGFYE encoded by the coding sequence TTGGAGAGCCAGACAGGGGAGGCTGATGTGTGCCGAAGGTTCACCCTCACAACCGGCGTAGAGGATCTCGCAGTGATCTTCGGAGTGGAAAGGTATCCGGAGGATCTAGTACCGAGATACAACATCGTTTCTGGAAGCTTGGTGGCTTCGGTCGTCGAGAACATCGAGGGTTCAGAGGAAATGAGGAGAACGGTGAGGGAGATTGCGCTCTTCGAGTGGGGTCTCGTGCCTTCGTGGGGAAAGAACACAGGTATGGGCGAGAAGCTGATCAGCACCCGGAGCGAAACCGCTCACGAGAAGCCCTCGCTCAGAAGTGCCTTTAGAAAACATCGGTGCCTGATTCCCGCCGACGGCTTCTACGAATGA
- a CDS encoding ArdC family protein, whose product MRNEDGRAGTGLREHRIGVAMQMLDEGVEKILDSESFKRYLAFAARFHVYSANNCMLILLQKPSATRVAGYGNWRGLGRQVKRDERGIDILAPVFRTVEDEETGEKIRAICAFKVVRVFDISQTIALPGAEPLPEKPHPETLSGSSSTAAHLIVALKKMCRDEGLEVRESDDEINARYPTANALYSPVKKLILLKETLSGDQKTKSLLHEYVHHVMHRDAIRTGVERPLIEAEAEGAAYAVLSYFGLDTSGYSFAYVAHWTEDKEVVRLALVKIQGTVGRIIRNLESMAGARIAAESLET is encoded by the coding sequence ATGAGGAATGAGGACGGACGTGCCGGGACCGGGTTGCGTGAGCACAGGATAGGCGTCGCCATGCAGATGCTCGATGAAGGTGTCGAGAAGATACTCGATAGCGAGAGCTTCAAGCGGTATCTCGCGTTCGCCGCACGGTTCCACGTCTACTCGGCAAACAACTGCATGCTGATACTCCTACAGAAACCTTCGGCAACCAGGGTCGCCGGATACGGGAATTGGCGGGGTCTCGGTCGTCAGGTTAAGCGAGATGAGAGGGGTATAGACATCCTCGCTCCGGTCTTCAGAACCGTAGAAGACGAAGAAACCGGGGAGAAGATTCGCGCGATCTGCGCCTTCAAGGTCGTCAGGGTATTCGATATTTCTCAGACTATCGCGCTACCCGGAGCCGAACCTCTTCCTGAAAAGCCGCATCCAGAGACACTTTCAGGCTCGTCTTCGACAGCGGCGCATCTAATAGTGGCGTTGAAGAAGATGTGCCGTGATGAGGGTCTCGAAGTGCGCGAGAGCGACGACGAGATAAACGCCCGCTACCCGACCGCGAACGCTCTCTACTCTCCTGTGAAGAAGCTCATACTCCTGAAGGAGACTCTCTCGGGCGACCAGAAGACAAAGAGCCTCCTACACGAGTACGTCCATCACGTGATGCACCGGGATGCGATCCGAACCGGAGTCGAGCGACCGCTGATCGAAGCCGAAGCTGAAGGTGCCGCCTACGCCGTGCTTTCTTACTTTGGTCTGGACACCTCGGGATACTCGTTCGCCTACGTCGCACACTGGACGGAAGACAAGGAAGTAGTCAGGTTGGCACTAGTGAAGATCCAAGGGACGGTCGGCAGGATCATCCGCAATTTGGAATCCATGGCCGGAGCCAGAATCGCCGCTGAATCCCTGGAGACGTAA
- a CDS encoding single-stranded DNA-binding protein — translation MAGYNRVILAGNVTRDPELKIVGDGVPVCSFGLAVNRVRARDRDIVDFFDVSAWRELGETVANYKKKGDPILVEGRLQYRTWKAEDGSKRSKVDVIADNVQFLGRGGGESGEDPAIP, via the coding sequence ATGGCTGGCTACAACAGGGTGATCCTGGCCGGAAACGTAACGAGAGACCCGGAGCTGAAGATCGTCGGAGACGGTGTCCCCGTGTGTTCCTTCGGGTTGGCGGTCAACCGGGTCAGGGCGCGGGACAGGGACATTGTGGACTTCTTCGACGTGAGTGCTTGGCGTGAACTCGGAGAGACCGTGGCGAACTACAAAAAGAAGGGAGATCCCATCTTAGTCGAAGGCCGACTCCAGTACCGAACCTGGAAGGCGGAGGACGGCTCGAAACGCTCCAAGGTGGATGTCATCGCTGACAACGTCCAGTTCCTCGGCAGAGGTGGAGGAGAGAGCGGTGAAGACCCCGCAATTCCCTGA
- a CDS encoding replication-relaxation family protein, protein MALATGRAGTITDRDRDVLEALFFCRYLSTNQLAGLFFPSRGKARTRLAKLKAKGYVTARTMYLKQPTSWEDRVAAQGIWNLTKAGFESVSESLGVEETYATKPLLPAQALHYVKTAEVYVGVKDILDGELGSYPEWEWRHEKRATYAGEYENSAYLHKPDAHVVFRGHTFILERQTAESKIGPKKLYRKVEDHRRFAVLRLKAPTEVLFALDGGRSPLAQQAIRAGEQLGIRVEAGDVPHIVEYLRNAAERLS, encoded by the coding sequence TTGGCGCTCGCGACGGGCAGAGCCGGTACCATCACCGATCGGGACAGAGACGTTCTCGAAGCACTGTTCTTCTGCCGGTATCTCTCCACAAATCAGCTCGCTGGGCTATTCTTTCCGAGCAGAGGCAAGGCCCGCACTCGCCTTGCCAAGCTGAAGGCGAAGGGCTACGTGACGGCTAGGACGATGTACCTGAAGCAGCCGACGAGCTGGGAGGATCGCGTCGCTGCGCAGGGGATCTGGAACCTGACGAAAGCCGGCTTCGAATCCGTGTCAGAGAGCCTCGGCGTCGAGGAGACCTACGCTACGAAGCCGCTGCTCCCGGCTCAGGCCCTGCACTACGTCAAGACCGCCGAGGTATACGTCGGGGTCAAAGACATCCTGGACGGGGAACTCGGTTCCTACCCGGAGTGGGAATGGAGACACGAGAAGCGGGCTACCTACGCCGGTGAGTACGAGAACTCCGCGTACCTTCACAAGCCGGATGCCCACGTGGTGTTTCGAGGACACACGTTCATTCTGGAGCGGCAGACGGCGGAATCGAAGATCGGGCCTAAGAAGCTTTACCGGAAGGTCGAGGATCACAGGCGGTTCGCCGTCCTCCGCCTGAAAGCCCCCACCGAAGTCCTCTTCGCTCTGGACGGTGGAAGATCGCCGCTCGCGCAACAGGCGATCCGAGCAGGCGAGCAGCTCGGAATTCGAGTTGAGGCGGGCGACGTCCCGCATATCGTCGAGTACCTGAGAAACGCCGCCGAACGCCTCTCGTAA
- a CDS encoding nuclease-related domain-containing protein yields MIDFLAIGPSGACVIVVRDEEGEVTADEYGTLYLNHRCFKDDPRDQASELCDDVDAKLGSGSKRVQNIICFTRAKLFYLGEDQDVLKGISPVWDLSLAFAEAPEECSIGEVYEMASQIRKAYGRPPFVRPAKGDVR; encoded by the coding sequence ATGATCGACTTCCTCGCGATTGGACCTTCGGGGGCGTGTGTGATCGTCGTTCGGGACGAGGAAGGAGAGGTTACTGCGGACGAATACGGGACTCTCTACCTGAACCATCGGTGCTTCAAGGATGATCCCAGAGATCAGGCCTCGGAGCTCTGTGACGATGTTGATGCAAAGCTGGGCTCGGGTTCAAAGCGTGTCCAGAACATCATCTGCTTCACCCGAGCCAAACTCTTTTATCTTGGCGAAGATCAGGACGTGCTGAAAGGAATTAGCCCGGTCTGGGATCTCTCGCTCGCCTTCGCCGAAGCTCCCGAGGAATGCTCCATCGGTGAGGTCTACGAGATGGCTTCTCAGATAAGGAAAGCCTACGGCAGACCACCGTTCGTCAGACCGGCGAAGGGGGACGTGCGGTGA